A single Silvibacterium dinghuense DNA region contains:
- a CDS encoding glycosyltransferase → MKQVFYDPQLKRWRRLRRVLDVTGVVSTIVLVLFFISVVRQQRLPDLLLPTQKRNYKALKQQRVGDQLRRNAARSTRRKTEKPASEIPLNGDEGLRAAFYENDDASYSSLKAHFRQIDILFPDWLHVTKDNGDLMAATPLFPVSIYNVVDKNGVVHGVDPEDKVHRLLTVTKDDMEVFPMLNDYNPLTGNWDGDLVGRILESPAARENLHLQIDKFLSANPGYHGICLDLEQLPEDDRKLFAQWVAELYSDLHAKNLRLYVDAQIGIPDAVLKAMGANTDGVILMNYDQHEDQSEPGPVASQDWFESNLQHALKLIPKNKLISGLGNYGYDWEVTLPEKPKKGQKPAAPKVINTDDLTVQEAWQRAADADADVHLEGDELNPHFVYDDEDAHTRHQVWFLDSVTALNEMRASRQMGIKTFALWRLGEEDGSMWSIWDHPMAKGAPQQLENVPPGNDVDAEGEGDILRIVARPESGSRTVSMDADNFTVTDEEMTKLPRSYVTQQYGYKPKEVALSFDDGPDPVWTPRILDILKKYDVKATFMVIGEQAQDYPGLLKRYVREGHEIGNHTFTHPDISEISEFQLRSELNLTERLFAAELGLQPLYFRPPYSIDQEPQTNDQAAPADKIQSMGYTIIGNKIDTDDWNEHPRKSPQEITNNVLAMLDDMKTASWKKGSIILMHDGGGDRSATVAALPLLITTLRAHGYTFVNVSDLMGKTTAEVMPPISPKMKWQARIDWLAFLVFGFFRHFVVDVFFIGDVLMSARLILVGVFAIIDRLRRRKVPPGEFAPRIAVLIPAYNEETVIARTIASVLNSDYTNIRVMVIDDGSTDKTFTVAQEAYPEEIASGKLTVITKPNAGKAEALNFGLEQTEEEIYVGIDADTVIAPDAISKLVRYFADPKIGAVAGNAKVGNRVNLWTRWQALEYITSQNFERRALDLFNIVTVVPGAIGAWRTEAVKKGGKYPINTVAEDADLTMNLLEQGYKVIYEDRALAFTEAPVNVKGLMRQRFRWSFGTLQAVFKHKHAFRTNPAMGLFALPNIVIFQILLPLVSPFIDLMFVAGIIHYFVDKHFHPEAASAASFEKLLTYFLAFLMIDFVTSAVAFSLERRHPANKGDGWLLFHIWLQRFTYRQVFSVVLFKTIKRAIDGRPFNWDKIERTAKMSRQTEELTARS, encoded by the coding sequence ATGAAACAAGTTTTCTACGATCCTCAGTTGAAGCGTTGGCGGCGACTCCGGCGAGTGCTGGATGTCACCGGTGTGGTGTCGACCATTGTGCTGGTGCTTTTTTTCATCAGCGTGGTGAGGCAGCAGCGGCTGCCCGATCTCTTGCTGCCCACGCAGAAGCGCAATTACAAAGCGCTGAAGCAGCAGCGTGTCGGCGACCAGCTGCGCAGAAATGCTGCGCGATCGACGCGGCGTAAAACCGAGAAGCCGGCGTCCGAAATTCCTTTGAATGGGGATGAAGGACTGCGCGCGGCGTTTTATGAGAACGATGACGCCAGCTACTCGTCCCTGAAGGCGCACTTCCGCCAGATCGACATCCTGTTTCCAGACTGGCTGCATGTGACGAAGGACAACGGCGACCTGATGGCGGCGACGCCGCTCTTCCCCGTCTCGATCTACAACGTGGTCGACAAGAACGGCGTGGTACACGGGGTAGACCCGGAAGACAAGGTGCATCGCCTGCTGACGGTGACGAAAGACGACATGGAAGTCTTTCCGATGCTGAACGATTACAACCCCCTCACCGGCAACTGGGACGGGGATCTGGTCGGGCGCATCCTGGAGAGCCCTGCAGCACGCGAAAATCTGCATCTCCAAATCGATAAATTCCTGTCTGCGAATCCTGGCTATCACGGCATCTGTCTCGATCTCGAGCAACTTCCGGAAGACGATCGGAAGCTCTTCGCCCAGTGGGTTGCCGAACTCTACAGCGACCTGCATGCCAAGAACCTGCGCCTCTATGTGGACGCGCAGATCGGTATCCCGGATGCGGTCCTGAAGGCGATGGGCGCCAATACGGACGGCGTGATCCTGATGAATTACGACCAGCACGAAGATCAGAGCGAGCCTGGTCCCGTGGCTTCGCAGGACTGGTTCGAAAGCAATCTGCAGCACGCGCTCAAGCTGATCCCGAAGAATAAGCTGATCTCCGGTTTGGGCAATTACGGATATGACTGGGAAGTGACGCTGCCGGAGAAGCCGAAGAAAGGCCAGAAGCCAGCCGCACCGAAGGTCATCAATACCGATGATCTGACCGTGCAGGAGGCATGGCAGCGCGCAGCCGATGCGGACGCAGATGTGCATCTCGAAGGCGATGAGCTCAATCCGCATTTTGTCTACGACGACGAGGATGCGCACACGCGGCACCAGGTGTGGTTCCTGGACTCTGTGACCGCACTCAACGAGATGCGCGCCTCTCGGCAGATGGGCATCAAGACCTTTGCGCTGTGGCGGCTGGGTGAGGAAGACGGGTCGATGTGGTCCATCTGGGACCACCCCATGGCGAAAGGCGCGCCGCAGCAGCTCGAAAATGTTCCTCCCGGCAATGACGTAGATGCCGAGGGCGAGGGCGATATTCTGCGCATCGTGGCGCGGCCGGAGAGCGGCAGCCGCACGGTGAGCATGGATGCGGACAACTTCACGGTCACCGATGAGGAGATGACCAAGCTGCCGCGCTCTTACGTGACGCAGCAGTATGGCTATAAGCCGAAGGAAGTGGCGCTCAGCTTCGACGACGGTCCCGATCCGGTATGGACGCCAAGGATTCTCGACATCCTGAAGAAGTACGACGTGAAGGCGACCTTTATGGTCATCGGCGAGCAGGCGCAGGACTATCCTGGGTTGTTGAAACGCTATGTCCGCGAAGGCCATGAGATCGGCAATCACACCTTCACACATCCGGACATCAGCGAAATCTCCGAGTTTCAACTGCGTTCGGAGCTGAATCTGACCGAGCGCCTCTTCGCCGCGGAACTTGGCCTGCAGCCGCTCTACTTCCGTCCTCCATACTCCATTGACCAGGAGCCGCAGACCAACGATCAGGCCGCGCCAGCGGACAAGATCCAGTCCATGGGATACACCATCATCGGCAACAAGATCGATACCGACGACTGGAACGAGCACCCGCGCAAGTCACCGCAGGAGATCACCAACAACGTCCTGGCGATGCTGGACGATATGAAGACCGCCTCGTGGAAGAAAGGCAGCATCATCCTGATGCACGACGGCGGCGGTGATCGCTCGGCGACTGTTGCGGCTCTGCCGCTGCTGATTACCACGCTGCGGGCCCATGGCTACACGTTTGTGAATGTCTCCGACCTGATGGGCAAGACGACGGCCGAGGTGATGCCGCCGATCTCGCCGAAGATGAAGTGGCAGGCACGCATCGACTGGCTGGCATTCCTGGTCTTCGGCTTCTTCCGCCACTTCGTCGTGGACGTCTTCTTTATCGGCGACGTGCTGATGAGCGCTCGCCTGATTCTCGTCGGTGTCTTCGCGATCATCGATCGCCTGCGCCGTCGCAAGGTGCCCCCGGGCGAGTTTGCACCGCGCATCGCCGTGCTGATTCCGGCCTACAACGAGGAAACGGTGATCGCACGGACTATCGCCTCGGTGCTGAACTCGGATTACACGAACATCCGCGTCATGGTCATTGACGATGGCTCGACGGACAAAACGTTCACCGTTGCGCAGGAGGCCTATCCGGAAGAGATTGCCTCGGGCAAGCTGACCGTCATTACCAAGCCGAATGCGGGCAAGGCCGAGGCATTGAATTTCGGCCTTGAGCAAACCGAGGAAGAGATTTACGTCGGCATCGATGCCGATACGGTGATTGCGCCGGATGCGATCTCGAAGCTGGTGCGCTACTTTGCCGATCCGAAGATCGGCGCGGTTGCGGGTAACGCGAAGGTCGGCAACCGCGTGAACCTGTGGACACGGTGGCAGGCGCTCGAGTACATCACCAGCCAGAACTTCGAGCGGCGCGCGCTCGATCTCTTCAACATCGTGACGGTGGTGCCGGGCGCTATCGGCGCATGGCGGACTGAAGCGGTGAAAAAGGGCGGCAAGTATCCCATCAACACCGTGGCCGAGGATGCCGACCTTACCATGAACCTGCTCGAGCAGGGCTACAAGGTGATCTATGAGGACCGCGCGCTGGCCTTCACCGAGGCGCCGGTCAACGTGAAGGGGCTGATGCGTCAGCGATTCCGCTGGTCCTTCGGAACCCTGCAGGCGGTCTTCAAGCACAAGCACGCCTTCCGCACCAATCCGGCGATGGGCCTGTTCGCGCTGCCGAATATCGTCATCTTTCAGATTCTGCTGCCGCTGGTCTCGCCGTTCATCGATCTGATGTTCGTCGCGGGCATCATCCACTACTTTGTCGACAAGCACTTCCATCCGGAGGCGGCGAGCGCGGCGAGCTTCGAGAAGCTGCTCACCTACTTCCTTGCCTTCCTGATGATCGACTTTGTGACTTCGGCGGTGGCCTTCTCGCTCGAGCGGCGGCATCCGGCCAATAAGGGCGATGGCTGGCTGCTCTTCCACATCTGGCTGCAGCGCTTTACCTACCGCCAGGTCTTCTCGGTGGTGCTCTTTAAGACCATCAAGCGGGCCATCGATGGGCGGCCGTTCAACTGGGACAAGATCGAGCGCACGGCAAAGATGTCGCGGCAGACGGAAGAGCTGACGGCGCGGAGCTAA